From Plectropomus leopardus isolate mb chromosome 17, YSFRI_Pleo_2.0, whole genome shotgun sequence, a single genomic window includes:
- the LOC121957231 gene encoding protein transport protein SEC31-like, producing the protein MTLTVRRRRAVQLQLDRVNESPVLLSQLPPQCGYSVQTTWRDLRLMAQYDACHIIQEDGSFVLPLLWRGTPVRMSCPASELQPRPPSVCCSPYGMTVRVQGLQTTEELRVNVRGEWTPLVELAEQCGYTLDRRDAEIVITAPFVTCGITVKDGKHTLPLQIGERTFTLSCPVSPPEELPLTHQPPIPHHETRGPAEHMPEPLEPFPWAPPFYLAPPYYPHPTNRHKYPNLDGNDAFNPPTPSSSTPEPTFGPLPLPTYEAPLRESYKHFGVHTSLSSTDDNEDSSRVHPDLQQSKKLRSQVSLSGTVLHIPPHTTQAFPFKWKLLSSPPATPSIRTITTTITLKSLFMEHLKIQSLLEDCL; encoded by the exons ATGACCCTCACCGTCAGGAGGAGACGagctgtgcagctgcagctggacCGAG tgaaTGAGTCCCCCGTGCTCCTGTCCCAGCTGCCACCTCAGTGTGGCTACTCTGTTCAGACCACGTGGAGAGACCTCCGTCTGATGGCTCAGTACGATGCCTGTCATATCATACAGGAG GATGGCAGCTTTGTGTTGCCTCTGCTGTGGAGAGGGACTCCAGTGAGGATGTCCTGCCCAGCCTCTGAGCTCCAGCCTCGGCCTCCCTCCGTCTGCTGCTCCCCGTACGGCATGACTGTCAGAGTGCAGGGACTCCAAACCACAGAGGAGCTGAGGGTGAATG tCAGAGGAGAGTGGACCCCTCTGGTGGAGTTGGCCGAGCAGTGTGGCTACACTTTGGACAGACGCGATGCAGAGATCGTCATCACCGCTCCATTCGTGACGTGTGGCATCACAGTAAAG gaTGGAAAGCACACGCTGCCTCTTCAGATAGGAGAGAGGACGTTCACACTGTCCTGTCCCGTGTCTCCTCCCGAAGAGCTCCCACTGACCCATCAGCCTCCGATCCCTCATCACGAAACCAGAGGACCAGCCGAGCACATGCCAGAACCCCTGGAGCCTTTTCCCTGGGCTCCACCTTTCTACCTGGCCCCGCCTTACTACCCCCACCCGACAAATCGCCACAAGTATCCAAATCTGGATGGAAACGATGCATTTAACCCCCCGACTCCCTCATCTTCCACTCCTGAGCCTACGTTTGGTCCTCTGCCTCTTCCTACCTACGAGGCTCCTTTAAGGGAGTCTTACAAACATTTCGGCGTCCACACTTCTTTGTCATCTACAGACGATAATGAGGACTCGAGTCGGGTGCATCCAGATCTGCAACAAAGCAAGAAACTCCGGTCGCAGGTGTCTCTGAGCGGCACGGTGCTGCACATTCCTCCTCACACAACACAAGCTTTCCCATTCAAGTGGAAGCTCCTCTCCAGCCCCCCGGCCACGCCTTCAATCCGTACTATCACTACTACCATCACCCTAAAATCCCTCTTCATGGAGCACCTCAAGATCCAGAGCCTCCTCGAGGACTGTCTCTAA